A single window of Nasonia vitripennis strain AsymCx chromosome 4, Nvit_psr_1.1, whole genome shotgun sequence DNA harbors:
- the LOC116417287 gene encoding ATP-dependent DNA helicase PIF1-like translates to MFVSGPEGTGKSFVIKNLVSWNKIYRDKDTAVTAPTGIAAYNVQGLTIHRFLQLPVEHGGTAEYKELSGAALKQIRQTLQNVDLLIIDEISVVSNITFMYIHLRLTEIFDTSDNEDGWFGSINVLVFGDLLQLPPVREDFVFVGMNKKQIDKYIKSMITFNLWELFEYDELTINMRQKNDKDYSEILSQLCKYLGKLPNDTVCLLPTRKTCNAINEAMLLTIDTEEINLVAKDSYKLKIGSKVMIRRNIDVSIGLVNGTIG, encoded by the exons ATGTTTGTAAGTGGTCCTGAAGGAACCGGTAAAAGTTttgtcattaaaaatttagtttCGTGGAATAAAATTTATCGTGATAAAGATACAGCTGTTACAGCACCAACTGGAATTGCTGCATATAACGTCCAAGGACTTACAATTCACAGATTTCTACAACTTCCAGTAGAACACGGTGGCACAGCTGAGTACAAAGAATTATCTGGAGCAGctttaaaacaaataagacAAACATTGCAGAACGTTGACTTACTTATTATAGATGAAATATCAGTGGTATCGAATATTACTTTCATGTATATTCATTTGCGTTTAACTGAGATATTTGATACATCTGATAATGAGGACGGATGGTTTGGTAGCATAAACGTACTTGTTTTTGGCGACCTGCTGCAGCTTCCTCCAGTTCGCGAAGATTTTGTATTTGTCGGAATgaacaaaaaacaaattgataaatacataaaatcgATGATTACTTTTAATTTATGGGAGTTATTTGAATATGATGAATTAACAATCAATATGagacaaaaaaatgataaagatTACTCAGAAATTCTTTCAC AACTATGTAAATATTTAGGCAAATTACCAAACGATACTGTATGCTTGTTACCTACAAGGAAAACGTGCAATGCTATTAATGAAGCAATGCTGCTTACTATTGATACAGAAGAAATAAATCTTGTTGCCAAAGATTCATACAAAT TAAAAATTGGTTCCAAAGTTATGATAAGAAGGAACATTGATGTTTCTATTGGATTAGTTAATGGCACGATCGGCTAG